A genomic window from Helicobacter pylori includes:
- a CDS encoding DUF3226 domain-containing protein, with protein sequence MSKKMLIYTEGQSDKYFLSWCLDVWEYQAHFDIFPLDGKDKLFSDEFCKKIENILDNKNPRYKQVCIIFDADIKKENQESDAGFDNKLKYIREKLKEKSKEKKSDFPKEQIFLFPNNQDDGDLETLLLKIAKHDEFLKCFEKYLECIKSKEHYEPIKNIRKSKWYAYLEALGLENLTKDIFDNKGKIKKQCKGEYERLKEVIDFNSKSLIPLKKFLEQFAKNK encoded by the coding sequence ATGAGTAAAAAGATGCTCATTTATACAGAAGGACAAAGCGATAAATATTTTCTAAGTTGGTGTCTTGATGTTTGGGAATATCAAGCTCATTTTGATATATTCCCTTTAGATGGTAAAGATAAATTATTCTCAGATGAATTTTGTAAAAAAATCGAGAATATTTTAGATAATAAAAACCCAAGATACAAACAAGTGTGCATTATTTTTGATGCAGACATAAAAAAAGAGAATCAAGAAAGCGATGCAGGTTTTGATAACAAGCTTAAGTATATTCGTGAAAAACTCAAAGAAAAATCCAAAGAAAAAAAGAGTGATTTTCCAAAAGAACAGATCTTTTTATTCCCTAACAATCAAGATGATGGTGATTTAGAAACCCTATTATTAAAAATTGCTAAACACGATGAATTTCTTAAATGCTTTGAAAAATACTTAGAATGTATTAAAAGTAAAGAACATTATGAACCGATTAAAAACATAAGAAAAAGTAAGTGGTATGCCTATTTAGAAGCGCTTGGATTAGAGAATTTGACAAAGGATATTTTTGATAATAAAGGTAAAATAAAAAAACAATGTAAAGGAGAATATGAAAGACTAAAAGAAGTGATTGATTTTAACTCAAAATCTCTCATTCCCCTTAAAAAATTTTTAGAACAATTTGCAAAAAATAAGTAA
- a CDS encoding HoxN/HupN/NixA family nickel/cobalt transporter encodes MKLWFPYFLAIVFLHILGLALLFMANNASFYAAASMAYMLGAKHAFDADHIACIDNTIRKLTQQGKNAYGVGFYFSMGHSSVVILMTIVSAFAIAWAKEHTPMLEEVGGVVGTLVSGLFLLIIGLLNAIILVDLLKIFKKSHSNERLSQQQNEEIERLLTSRGLLNRFFKPLFNFVSKSWHIYPVGFLFGLGFDTASEIALLALSSSAIKVSVVGMLSLPILFAAGMSLFDTLDGAFMLKAYDWAFKTPLRKIYYNISITALSVFIALFIGLIELFQVVSEKLHLKFENRLLNALQSLEFTDLGYYLVGLFVIAFLGSFFLWKIKFSKLEG; translated from the coding sequence GTGAAATTGTGGTTTCCTTATTTTTTAGCGATTGTGTTTTTGCACATCTTGGGTTTAGCGTTGCTTTTTATGGCTAATAACGCCTCGTTTTATGCAGCGGCGTCTATGGCTTACATGCTAGGGGCAAAGCATGCGTTTGATGCGGATCATATCGCTTGCATAGACAATACGATTAGAAAGCTCACCCAACAGGGTAAAAACGCCTATGGTGTGGGGTTTTACTTTTCTATGGGGCATTCAAGCGTGGTGATTTTAATGACCATTGTCAGCGCGTTTGCAATCGCTTGGGCTAAAGAGCATACGCCGATGCTAGAAGAAGTAGGGGGGGTAGTGGGGACTTTGGTTTCTGGGCTTTTTTTACTCATCATAGGGCTATTGAATGCGATTATTCTGGTGGATTTATTAAAAATATTCAAAAAATCGCATTCTAATGAACGCTTGAGCCAGCAACAAAACGAAGAGATCGAACGGCTTTTAACGAGTAGGGGCTTACTCAATCGCTTTTTTAAACCCTTGTTTAATTTCGTTTCCAAATCGTGGCATATTTATCCGGTGGGTTTTCTTTTTGGACTCGGTTTTGATACCGCTAGTGAAATCGCACTTTTGGCCCTTTCTAGCAGCGCGATTAAGGTGAGTGTGGTGGGCATGCTCTCTTTACCCATTCTTTTTGCCGCTGGCATGAGTTTGTTTGACACGCTGGATGGGGCGTTCATGTTAAAAGCGTATGATTGGGCGTTCAAAACCCCTTTAAGAAAAATCTATTACAATATCTCCATCACCGCCTTGAGCGTGTTTATCGCTCTTTTTATTGGGTTGATTGAGCTGTTTCAAGTCGTTAGCGAGAAACTCCATTTAAAATTTGAAAACCGCCTTTTAAACGCCCTACAAAGCCTAGAATTTACAGATTTAGGCTATTACTTGGTGGGCTTATTCGTGATAGCGTTTTTAGGCTCGTTCTTTTTATGGAAAATCAAATTTTCTAAATTAGAGGGCTAG
- a CDS encoding flagellar FLiS export co-chaperone: MDILKTLQKHLGNVEVSDFKTSAINKSQQIAQFNRDMKNINESVGALQILQIACKKLFNKSMGLEDKDALQASIAKQELQEIVENCQFLASPLFDTQLNIAIHDEVFSIIVDNPLHLLENADAFQAYLEEKLNEIKELLAYLSESLSNPKAFMPSFSNKSLKDLLGDDLRA, from the coding sequence ATGGATATTTTAAAAACTCTTCAAAAGCATTTGGGCAATGTTGAAGTGAGCGATTTTAAAACTAGTGCGATAAACAAATCCCAACAAATCGCCCAATTCAATAGGGACATGAAAAATATTAATGAGAGCGTTGGAGCGTTGCAAATCTTGCAAATCGCTTGCAAAAAACTCTTCAATAAAAGCATGGGTTTAGAAGATAAAGACGCTTTGCAAGCTTCTATCGCTAAACAAGAATTGCAAGAAATTGTAGAAAATTGCCAGTTTTTAGCCTCCCCTTTGTTTGACACCCAGCTCAACATTGCAATTCATGATGAAGTTTTTTCTATTATTGTGGATAACCCTTTGCATTTGTTAGAAAATGCGGATGCGTTTCAAGCTTATTTGGAAGAAAAATTAAACGAAATTAAGGAATTGTTAGCTTATTTGAGTGAAAGCCTTTCAAACCCTAAAGCCTTTATGCCAAGTTTTTCAAACAAAAGCCTTAAAGATTTGTTGGGCGATGATTTAAGGGCTTAA